One window of Gilliamella sp. B3022 genomic DNA carries:
- the hemC gene encoding hydroxymethylbilane synthase, whose translation MKIRIATRKSPLALWQANFVKQNLLLAHKNLTVELIPMVTQGDIILDSPLSKIGGKGLFVKQLEQAILNNEADIAVHSIKDIPAQFPDGLMLATICQRDDVRDAFVANRYSSLNELPAGAIIGTSSLRRQCQLRNHYPHLIIKDLRGNVGTRLKKLDDEQYDALILASVGLKRLSLEHRITQYIDTNIVLPAVGQGAIGIESRADDKQTLDIISVLDDKRSRACIQAERAMNNALQGGCQVPIAGYCQLKDDDELVLQGLVGRVNGSKIIKHQLIGSINEAESLGEKLAKWLLNKGASSILTELLGA comes from the coding sequence TTGAAGATTCGTATTGCAACACGAAAAAGCCCATTAGCATTATGGCAAGCTAATTTTGTTAAACAAAATCTATTACTAGCGCATAAGAACTTAACGGTTGAACTTATACCAATGGTGACTCAAGGTGATATTATACTTGATAGTCCATTATCAAAAATTGGTGGTAAAGGTCTTTTTGTTAAGCAGTTAGAACAGGCAATATTAAATAACGAAGCAGATATTGCGGTTCATTCAATTAAAGACATTCCTGCTCAATTCCCGGATGGTTTAATGCTAGCAACAATTTGCCAAAGAGATGATGTACGAGATGCATTTGTCGCTAATCGATACTCAAGTCTAAATGAGTTACCTGCTGGTGCGATTATTGGTACTTCAAGTTTACGGCGTCAGTGTCAATTGCGAAATCATTATCCCCATTTAATCATTAAAGATCTTCGTGGTAATGTAGGCACACGTCTAAAAAAATTGGATGATGAACAATATGATGCCTTAATTCTAGCGTCCGTCGGATTAAAACGTCTATCTTTAGAACACAGAATTACTCAATACATAGATACCAACATAGTTTTGCCCGCTGTTGGTCAAGGTGCTATTGGTATTGAGAGTCGAGCTGACGACAAACAAACATTGGACATTATTTCTGTTCTTGACGATAAAAGGAGTCGAGCCTGTATCCAAGCTGAAAGAGCAATGAATAATGCCCTACAAGGTGGATGCCAAGTTCCCATTGCCGGTTATTGTCAACTGAAAGATGATGATGAATTAGTCTTACAGGGTCTGGTTGGTCGAGTTAACGGTTCGAAAATAATTAAACATCAACTCATAGGTTCTATAAACGAAGCTGAATCATTAGGTGAAAAACTTGCTAAATGGTTATTAAATAAAGGTGCAAGTTCAATTTTAACGGAATTATTGGGCGCATGA
- a CDS encoding uroporphyrinogen-III synthase — MIFVTRPSPEGEKLTELFNQAGLYAQHLPFFKISQGRDILKLQYQLNQLLPNDIVIVVSPQVTHAINHNVTKLILPAGIRYFAIGKKSAQLFMQFAQVDVFYPDREDSEGLLTLLQNHPVNQRTVLILCGNSGRKLLEQTLMRRQAKVKLIECYTRIPMSYRKDVLSKHISKQLIIITSLEHLNQLESYSSNVHKTVSHLIVTSQRIFTKARELQWRNVLLIKSADNQTIFNAVKQNFSFPL; from the coding sequence ATGATTTTTGTAACCAGACCATCACCAGAGGGTGAAAAATTGACTGAGTTGTTTAATCAAGCCGGTCTATATGCACAACATTTACCTTTTTTTAAAATTTCACAAGGTCGTGACATTCTTAAATTACAGTATCAGTTAAACCAGCTATTACCCAATGATATAGTGATAGTGGTTTCACCCCAAGTAACTCATGCCATTAATCATAATGTTACTAAATTGATCTTGCCAGCGGGCATTCGTTATTTTGCAATAGGCAAAAAATCAGCACAATTATTTATGCAATTTGCTCAAGTTGACGTTTTTTATCCTGATAGAGAAGACAGTGAAGGATTATTAACGTTACTTCAAAATCATCCTGTAAATCAACGTACAGTTCTAATCTTATGTGGTAATTCTGGTCGAAAATTATTGGAACAAACTTTAATGCGTCGCCAAGCCAAAGTAAAATTAATTGAATGCTATACTCGAATTCCCATGAGTTATCGAAAAGATGTTTTATCAAAGCACATCTCAAAACAACTTATTATCATTACCAGTCTAGAACACCTAAATCAACTGGAATCCTATAGTAGTAATGTACACAAAACGGTGAGTCATTTAATCGTAACCAGCCAAAGAATTTTTACAAAAGCTAGAGAGTTACAATGGCGCAATGTTTTATTAATAAAAAGTGCCGACAATCAAACCATCTTTAATGCAGTAAAACAAAACTTCTCTTTCCCTTTGTAA
- a CDS encoding uroporphyrinogen-III C-methyltransferase, which produces MPLRYYGANATLSTISTSSFSHSSTITTLDKANKTMKEDNKTSITAQSSPTVEKKVTSSNVNKAPVSKLSLLAIALAIGLGGFVFYHGHKQVENQKKTIAHLQTELNNLKQTTKDSIIHDIQNNIIEAVNKQNQKIKTFEQSVEDQLNEQQKSQQQLSNKINDVSKISEQNIHNINERLTSMSATNYSVWLISQANYLVHLAGRKIWNEHDYATARLLLKNADVSLAQANDPSLIPARQAINEDINSLSKVSLIDYDGIIMQLVGLSESLNKLPLVGNYKQINLGMTQHDGAVTPTQTAPSDTDITRAQNINSESDLDKQGITSSISDWSSNFLTSTKAFLAKFFTIEKMDEKDNNFKTCLSKAGLDEKQMLRCQILKDPLSLEQSLYLRENIRFRLLIAAQAVPRHQELIYQRALSDAALWVNAYFDDKAPSVKTFLDDLNTLLNQSISDQSVPNQLESTNELEKLMRTRVHSMLAK; this is translated from the coding sequence ATGCCATTACGATATTATGGTGCCAATGCCACACTTTCAACGATTAGCACCTCCTCATTTAGTCATTCATCCACGATCACTACTTTAGATAAAGCGAACAAAACTATGAAAGAAGATAATAAAACATCAATAACCGCCCAATCTAGTCCAACAGTTGAAAAAAAAGTCACATCATCTAATGTCAATAAAGCACCTGTATCAAAACTGTCTCTGTTAGCAATAGCATTAGCCATTGGTCTTGGAGGTTTTGTTTTTTATCATGGTCATAAACAAGTTGAAAACCAAAAAAAGACTATTGCTCATTTGCAAACAGAACTGAATAATTTAAAACAAACTACCAAAGATAGTATTATTCATGACATCCAAAATAATATTATTGAAGCAGTGAATAAACAGAATCAAAAAATCAAAACATTTGAACAGAGTGTTGAAGATCAATTGAATGAACAACAAAAATCACAACAACAGTTATCAAATAAAATCAATGATGTATCAAAAATCAGTGAGCAAAACATACATAATATAAATGAGCGTTTAACGTCCATGTCAGCCACAAACTATAGTGTATGGCTAATTTCACAAGCTAATTATTTAGTGCATTTGGCTGGCAGAAAAATCTGGAATGAACACGATTACGCAACCGCTCGGTTATTATTAAAAAATGCAGATGTAAGTCTAGCACAAGCAAATGATCCAAGTTTAATACCAGCAAGACAAGCGATTAATGAAGACATTAATTCACTCTCTAAGGTAAGTCTTATTGATTATGATGGCATTATCATGCAGTTAGTTGGGCTTTCAGAGTCATTGAATAAATTACCCTTAGTAGGAAATTATAAGCAAATAAATTTAGGCATGACACAACATGATGGCGCAGTTACCCCAACCCAAACAGCACCGTCCGATACCGATATAACCCGTGCGCAAAACATAAATTCAGAATCTGATCTTGATAAGCAAGGTATTACTTCATCCATTTCAGATTGGTCAAGTAATTTTCTTACCAGTACAAAAGCCTTTCTGGCTAAATTTTTTACCATTGAAAAAATGGATGAAAAAGACAATAACTTTAAAACCTGTTTATCTAAAGCAGGTTTAGATGAAAAACAAATGCTGAGATGCCAAATTTTAAAAGATCCATTGAGTTTAGAACAATCACTTTATCTACGTGAAAACATTCGTTTTCGACTTTTAATTGCTGCTCAAGCAGTACCTCGACATCAAGAGTTAATTTATCAAAGGGCGCTAAGTGATGCTGCACTTTGGGTGAATGCTTATTTTGATGATAAAGCACCAAGTGTTAAAACTTTTTTAGATGACCTTAACACGCTATTAAACCAATCAATTAGCGACCAATCTGTACCTAATCAATTAGAAAGTACAAATGAGTTAGAAAAATTGATGCGAACTCGTGTTCATTCAATGTTGGCAAAATAG
- a CDS encoding heme biosynthesis HemY N-terminal domain-containing protein, whose product MLKILIIFLVLVGGFFLGPLLQGHQGSAIFEVANYKISMSFNSFMILELLGLLCLYVVYWFFKKVFNSKTMLGNWLRSKSPKKSAKRLEQAQISLLEGDYKQASKFFMKSAKASTNTALSFLLAAQTQIDNDELIPANQSLEQAAKRCQPNELLAYQLVKTRLQIKNREYSAAKATIEKLLNEKPRNAEVLRLADQIYYNTQDYQAIIDLMPAMYKAEAFSESRLEQFKQVAYVSRIKQLSTDSDPLALIKWWNSQPKAIVNNVTYKRAMVNYLNQLGQTVEADKILGSIAKLEPKERT is encoded by the coding sequence ATGCTTAAAATATTAATTATTTTCTTAGTGCTAGTGGGTGGATTTTTTCTGGGTCCATTATTACAAGGTCATCAAGGATCAGCCATTTTTGAAGTTGCCAATTATAAGATCAGTATGTCGTTTAATTCCTTCATGATATTAGAATTACTGGGGCTACTTTGTTTATACGTCGTCTATTGGTTTTTTAAAAAAGTCTTTAATTCTAAAACAATGTTAGGTAATTGGTTACGCTCAAAATCGCCTAAAAAATCGGCCAAACGGCTCGAACAAGCTCAAATTTCACTGCTTGAAGGTGATTATAAGCAAGCAAGTAAATTTTTTATGAAAAGTGCTAAAGCCTCAACCAATACAGCGTTATCGTTCTTACTTGCTGCACAGACTCAAATTGACAACGACGAATTGATTCCTGCGAATCAATCTCTAGAACAAGCGGCCAAACGTTGTCAGCCTAATGAATTATTAGCTTATCAATTAGTAAAAACACGTTTACAAATTAAAAACCGTGAATACAGTGCAGCAAAAGCAACAATTGAAAAGTTATTGAATGAGAAACCACGTAATGCGGAAGTATTAAGGCTTGCTGATCAAATCTATTATAATACACAAGATTATCAAGCAATAATTGATCTTATGCCAGCTATGTATAAAGCAGAGGCGTTTAGTGAATCGCGATTAGAACAATTCAAACAAGTTGCCTATGTAAGTCGTATCAAGCAACTATCAACCGATAGTGATCCATTAGCATTAATAAAATGGTGGAATTCACAACCTAAGGCAATTGTTAATAACGTTACTTACAAAAGAGCGATGGTAAATTATCTAAATCAATTAGGTCAAACGGTTGAGGCAGATAAAATTCTTGGATCAATTGCCAAATTAGAACCAAAAGAAAGAACATAA